A genomic region of Dysgonomonadaceae bacterium PH5-43 contains the following coding sequences:
- a CDS encoding phosphate acetyltransferase (product_source=KO:K00625; cath_funfam=3.40.50.10750; cog=COG0280; ko=KO:K00625; pfam=PF01515; superfamily=53659; tigrfam=TIGR00651), with protein MDLIQDIIERAKADKQRIVLPEGTEERTLRAANRLLEDGIADIVLIGNPSEIKSLSLKYGLNSTEKATIVDPINNEKKNVYANLLFELRKSKGLTLEQAEKLAEDPLYLACLMIKNGDADGEIAGALNTTGDVLRPAFQIIKTAKGMNVVSGAFLMFTNEKTYGKDGLLVFADCAVMPNPDAAQLAEIAVATARTTKAIVGIEPKVAMLSFSTKGSAKDPLVDKVIEATKLAKDMAPDILIDGEMQADAALVAAIGNSKAPGSKVAGNANVLVFPNLECGNISYKLVQRLGNAEAVGPILQGMAAPVNDLSRGCSVDDIYKMVAITANQAIGLKK; from the coding sequence ATGGATTTAATACAAGACATAATCGAAAGAGCTAAAGCTGACAAACAGCGAATAGTGCTTCCCGAAGGTACTGAAGAAAGAACTCTACGTGCAGCAAACAGATTGCTTGAAGATGGAATTGCCGACATTGTTTTAATTGGTAACCCAAGCGAAATTAAAAGTCTTTCTCTTAAGTATGGACTAAACAGTACAGAAAAAGCTACCATTGTTGATCCTATCAATAATGAAAAGAAAAACGTGTATGCAAACTTATTGTTTGAATTAAGAAAAAGCAAAGGCTTAACCTTAGAACAAGCTGAAAAACTTGCTGAAGATCCTCTTTACCTTGCTTGTTTAATGATTAAGAATGGAGACGCTGATGGCGAGATTGCAGGTGCTCTTAATACAACAGGAGATGTATTACGTCCTGCTTTTCAAATTATAAAAACAGCGAAAGGAATGAATGTCGTTTCTGGAGCCTTTCTTATGTTTACAAATGAGAAAACATATGGTAAAGACGGACTCCTTGTTTTTGCCGATTGTGCTGTGATGCCAAATCCTGACGCTGCTCAACTTGCAGAAATTGCAGTTGCTACAGCACGCACTACTAAAGCTATTGTAGGAATTGAACCCAAAGTTGCTATGCTTAGCTTTTCTACTAAAGGTAGTGCGAAAGATCCATTAGTTGATAAAGTTATAGAAGCTACAAAATTAGCAAAAGATATGGCGCCAGATATTTTAATTGATGGCGAAATGCAAGCCGACGCAGCTCTTGTTGCTGCTATAGGAAATTCTAAAGCTCCAGGTAGCAAGGTTGCTGGTAATGCAAACGTTTTAGTGTTCCCAAATCTTGAATGTGGAAATATTTCTTATAAATTGGTTCAACGCTTAGGTAATGCAGAAGCTGTAGGTCCAATACTTCAGGGTATGGCAGCTCCTGTAAACGACTTATCAAGAGGTTGCTCTGTTGATGATATTTACAAGATGGTAGCAATAACTGCCAATCAGGCAATAGGACTTAAAAAATAA
- a CDS encoding 3,4-dihydroxy 2-butanone 4-phosphate synthase/GTP cyclohydrolase II (product_source=KO:K14652; cath_funfam=3.90.870.10; cog=COG0108,COG0807; ko=KO:K14652; pfam=PF00925,PF00926; superfamily=142695,55821; tigrfam=TIGR00505,TIGR00506), with amino-acid sequence MEYKLNTIEEAIEDFREGKFLIVVDDEDRENEGDFIIAAEKITPEKVNFMMRYGRGVLCAPISEDRCEELELEMQTSKNTSIYDTPFTITVDKIGGGCSTGVSMFDRAETIKALANPDTKPEELARPGHINPLRARNRGVLKRAGHTEAAVDLARLAGLYPAGALIEIINEDGTMARLPQLMEVSKQFDIKIISIRDLIAYRLQCENLLEKGVMVNMPTKYGHFSLIPFRQKSNGLEHIALIKGEWEKDEPVMVRMHSSCATGDIFASMRCECGDQLHKAMGMIEKEGKGAVVYLSQEGRGIGLMDKMKAYKLQEEGLDTVDANLHLGHDSDEREYGVGAQILRDINISKIRLITNNPVKRAALEGYGLEIVENIPIEIEVNPYNEAYMRTKKERMGHNLKNIK; translated from the coding sequence ATGGAATATAAATTAAACACAATAGAAGAGGCAATAGAAGACTTTCGTGAAGGTAAATTTCTTATTGTAGTAGATGATGAAGATAGAGAAAATGAAGGAGATTTTATTATAGCCGCTGAAAAGATAACTCCCGAGAAAGTAAACTTTATGATGAGATATGGTAGAGGCGTATTATGTGCTCCTATATCAGAAGATCGTTGCGAAGAGTTAGAGTTAGAAATGCAAACATCAAAAAACACATCTATTTATGATACTCCTTTTACTATAACTGTAGACAAAATAGGCGGAGGTTGTTCTACCGGAGTTTCTATGTTCGACAGAGCTGAAACAATAAAAGCATTAGCTAATCCTGACACAAAGCCAGAAGAATTAGCTCGCCCTGGACATATCAACCCTCTTAGAGCTCGCAATAGAGGAGTTCTTAAAAGAGCTGGACATACCGAAGCAGCTGTCGATTTGGCTCGTTTAGCAGGATTATATCCAGCAGGAGCTTTAATCGAAATTATAAACGAAGACGGAACTATGGCTCGACTTCCGCAATTAATGGAAGTTTCTAAACAATTCGATATAAAAATTATAAGCATAAGAGACTTGATAGCTTATCGCTTACAATGTGAAAACCTTCTTGAAAAAGGAGTAATGGTTAATATGCCTACAAAGTATGGACACTTTAGCTTAATCCCTTTCCGTCAGAAATCAAACGGATTAGAACATATTGCTCTTATAAAAGGTGAATGGGAAAAAGACGAACCTGTAATGGTAAGAATGCATTCTTCGTGTGCCACTGGAGATATATTCGCTTCTATGCGTTGCGAATGTGGAGATCAACTTCATAAAGCAATGGGAATGATAGAGAAAGAGGGCAAAGGTGCTGTTGTTTATCTAAGTCAAGAAGGAAGAGGGATAGGTCTTATGGATAAGATGAAAGCTTATAAACTTCAAGAGGAAGGCTTAGACACAGTTGATGCAAACCTTCATCTCGGACACGATTCTGATGAAAGAGAATATGGCGTAGGAGCGCAAATACTTCGCGATATAAACATTTCAAAAATACGTCTTATAACTAACAACCCCGTAAAACGTGCAGCATTAGAAGGCTACGGTTTAGAAATCGTTGAAAACATACCCATTGAAATAGAGGTAAATCCTTACAACGAAGCTTATATGCGAACTAAAAAAGAAAGAATGGGGCATAATCTTAAGAATATCAAGTAA
- a CDS encoding lipopolysaccharide export system permease protein (product_source=KO:K07091; cog=COG0795; ko=KO:K07091; pfam=PF03739; superfamily=103481; transmembrane_helix_parts=Outside_1_9,TMhelix_10_32,Inside_33_54,TMhelix_55_77,Outside_78_96,TMhelix_97_119,Inside_120_382,TMhelix_383_403,Outside_404_407,TMhelix_408_430,Inside_431_436,TMhelix_437_459,Outside_460_585,TMhelix_586_608,Inside_609_640), giving the protein MLKIKRLYTFILGTFLPVLLATFSVCLFIILMQFLWRYINDMVGKGVDLIVLGQLFFYAALTFIPMALPLSVLLASLISFGNLGEHMELLAMKASGISLIRIMKPLIIFAIFLVGISFVFQNNVLPQAKTKMTTILLSLKQKSPELDIPEGVFYKAISGYNIYVRNKDKETGMLRNIMIYDYSNGIDNVMVTVADSGRLKISENKKYLVLTLYDGESFENNFERKRIRNYNDKVSNRRETFSLRELLIEYDTNFNLADESIMGSRDLGKNVKALSHYVDSMQYKQDSINSVNAPNFITKSYKSLFVENRTYSNSPNIDERDTIFRQGFQHYYKNLELEYKLNLLHLSKSKTEDIKRDNNIELFRQNEMRNNIRSHKIQLMTKFSMAISCLLFFFIGAPLGTIIRKGGLGLPAVISVLLFILYYIIDTFGVKMAREGVWTIWAGVWFSSFVLAALGGFFTYKAVNDSTMLNPDAWKNILQKIMGKRESRNYDKKEVIIENPNYIDDIESIDKWQTNSNSYIKKHKRFNSYFSFWSKNFNDVELTSLVETMEAWIEDLRNSDETLIIGKIMDYPVIDIPSMNIFNNKALRYACGIIFPIGLIVYIWSFFKQRQIIQDIKTSQKINDSLKAELIKLKLNSYGI; this is encoded by the coding sequence ATGCTTAAAATAAAAAGATTATATACATTTATATTAGGAACTTTTCTTCCCGTATTGTTGGCTACGTTTAGTGTCTGCCTATTTATAATACTGATGCAGTTTTTATGGCGATACATCAACGATATGGTTGGTAAAGGTGTTGACCTAATAGTGTTGGGGCAGTTGTTTTTTTATGCGGCTCTAACATTCATACCTATGGCCTTGCCTCTATCGGTTTTATTAGCCTCTCTTATATCTTTTGGTAATTTAGGCGAACATATGGAACTGTTAGCAATGAAAGCTTCGGGCATTTCTCTTATTCGCATAATGAAACCTCTTATAATATTCGCAATATTTTTAGTGGGTATTTCTTTCGTGTTTCAGAATAATGTATTGCCTCAGGCAAAAACAAAGATGACTACAATTCTTCTGTCGCTCAAACAGAAGTCGCCAGAATTAGATATTCCCGAAGGAGTTTTTTATAAAGCTATATCCGGATACAACATTTATGTTAGAAACAAAGATAAAGAAACGGGAATGCTCCGCAACATTATGATATACGACTATTCTAATGGCATCGACAATGTAATGGTAACAGTTGCTGACTCGGGAAGACTAAAGATTTCGGAGAATAAAAAGTATCTGGTATTAACATTGTATGACGGCGAATCGTTTGAAAATAATTTTGAAAGAAAAAGAATTAGAAACTACAACGATAAGGTAAGTAACAGACGAGAGACTTTTAGTTTAAGAGAGCTTCTTATTGAATATGATACTAATTTTAATTTAGCAGACGAGTCTATAATGGGTAGCCGCGACTTAGGCAAAAACGTAAAAGCTTTATCGCATTATGTCGACTCTATGCAGTATAAACAAGATAGTATAAACTCTGTAAATGCTCCTAATTTTATCACTAAATCATATAAGAGTCTTTTTGTTGAAAACAGAACTTACTCTAATAGTCCCAACATAGACGAACGAGATACTATTTTCAGACAAGGGTTTCAACACTATTATAAAAATTTAGAACTGGAGTACAAACTAAATCTTCTTCATCTCAGCAAATCTAAAACCGAAGATATAAAAAGAGACAACAATATAGAACTGTTTAGACAAAACGAAATGCGAAACAATATTAGATCGCACAAAATACAACTAATGACAAAGTTCTCTATGGCTATCTCCTGTTTATTATTCTTCTTTATTGGAGCTCCATTGGGTACTATAATAAGAAAGGGGGGGCTGGGGTTACCTGCGGTTATTTCTGTTTTGTTATTTATTCTATATTATATTATAGATACTTTTGGAGTTAAAATGGCTCGCGAAGGAGTGTGGACTATCTGGGCGGGAGTTTGGTTTAGTTCTTTTGTGTTAGCCGCATTGGGAGGTTTCTTTACTTACAAAGCAGTTAACGACTCAACAATGTTAAATCCTGATGCTTGGAAAAATATTCTCCAAAAAATTATGGGAAAACGAGAGTCTCGTAATTATGATAAAAAGGAAGTTATTATTGAAAATCCAAACTACATTGACGATATAGAAAGTATAGATAAGTGGCAAACAAACAGTAATTCTTACATAAAGAAGCATAAAAGATTTAATTCTTATTTTTCTTTCTGGAGTAAAAACTTTAATGACGTCGAACTAACAAGCTTAGTAGAAACTATGGAGGCTTGGATTGAAGATTTAAGAAACTCAGACGAAACTCTTATTATTGGCAAAATAATGGATTATCCTGTCATTGATATTCCAAGTATGAATATATTCAACAACAAAGCACTTCGATATGCCTGCGGTATAATTTTCCCTATAGGATTAATAGTATACATTTGGTCGTTCTTCAAACAGCGACAAATAATTCAAGATATAAAAACATCTCAAAAAATTAACGACAGCTTAAAAGCAGAACTCATAAAATTAAAATTAAACAGTTATGGAATATAA
- a CDS encoding hypothetical protein (product_source=Hypo-rule applied; cath_funfam=1.10.30.10,3.40.50.300; pfam=PF02689,PF05970; smart=SM00382; superfamily=52540), with product MYFCISIMITPDENNDIFRLATDFINQTSEHLFLTGKAGTGKTTFLKHIRENTHKNTVVAAPTGVAAINAGGVTLHSLFQLPFEPYIPGSSKLQSKAHLYKFSRQKLDLLRHLELLIIDEVSMLRADTLDAIDITLRSARRNYKPFGGVQVLYIGDVFQLPPVAKEDEWKLLQEYYAGTFFFHSQVVQQTNPIYLELKKVYRQGDQVFVDLLNRVRNNILTANDFQTLNGLYNPNFSPNKEDNYIVLTTHNYKADNINNSELDELPGKERVFFGNIEGDFPDYARPTELELRLKVGAQVMFIKNDPEGKYYNGKIGIVTDIVSDMVHVSMKDESESVILKKEIWENIRYELDKDSGDIKEELLGSFSQLPIRLAWAITIHKSQGLTFDKAIIDIGASFAAGQAYVALSRCTSLNGIILYSKISSKCIMTDNTAIEFSKKEKPVEALAEIFHLGKRRFWGERLLLYFDWLPMYAINKQFDKILTNKDGEEYERAKVLLVDFKRKVRELDEVTTKFQTQLKKIIEEKDDCDAILLLQERCSKAITYYSQQVITNILIPLQHYIVDFKSTKKAKTFHKNLIQIEGDIILFLENMKKVRYNNIPLVENVEIDIPKRQELF from the coding sequence ATGTACTTTTGTATAAGTATTATGATTACTCCAGACGAAAATAACGATATTTTTAGGCTCGCAACAGATTTTATTAATCAAACATCAGAGCATCTTTTCCTAACAGGCAAGGCGGGAACAGGTAAAACAACATTCTTAAAACATATAAGAGAGAATACTCATAAAAATACAGTTGTTGCTGCTCCGACTGGTGTTGCAGCTATTAATGCAGGAGGGGTTACTCTTCATTCTTTGTTTCAATTGCCTTTCGAACCGTACATACCAGGCTCTTCAAAGTTGCAATCGAAAGCTCATTTGTATAAGTTTTCAAGACAAAAATTAGATTTGCTAAGGCACTTAGAGCTTCTAATTATCGACGAAGTAAGTATGCTGAGGGCCGACACTTTAGATGCTATAGATATAACGCTAAGGAGTGCGCGACGGAATTATAAACCCTTTGGAGGAGTGCAAGTTTTGTATATAGGAGATGTTTTTCAGCTTCCTCCCGTAGCTAAAGAAGATGAATGGAAGCTATTACAAGAGTATTATGCTGGAACATTCTTCTTTCACTCTCAGGTTGTACAGCAAACCAACCCCATATACTTAGAACTTAAAAAAGTTTATAGACAAGGCGATCAAGTATTTGTTGATTTGCTTAATCGTGTTCGTAATAATATTCTTACAGCTAACGACTTTCAAACTCTTAATGGGTTATACAATCCTAACTTTTCGCCCAATAAAGAAGATAATTACATAGTTCTTACTACTCATAATTACAAAGCAGACAACATAAATAATAGTGAACTTGATGAATTGCCGGGTAAAGAGCGTGTGTTTTTTGGAAATATAGAAGGAGATTTCCCCGACTATGCTCGCCCTACCGAATTGGAATTGCGATTGAAAGTTGGTGCGCAGGTAATGTTTATTAAAAACGACCCAGAAGGTAAATACTATAATGGCAAGATAGGGATAGTAACTGATATAGTATCCGATATGGTTCACGTTTCTATGAAAGACGAAAGCGAGTCGGTAATACTAAAAAAGGAAATTTGGGAAAATATACGTTACGAGCTTGATAAAGATTCGGGCGATATAAAAGAAGAACTATTAGGCTCTTTCTCTCAGTTGCCTATTAGATTGGCTTGGGCAATAACAATACATAAAAGTCAGGGGCTTACCTTCGATAAAGCAATAATAGATATAGGAGCGTCGTTTGCTGCCGGACAAGCATACGTCGCTTTAAGTCGTTGCACCTCTTTAAACGGTATAATACTGTATTCGAAAATTTCATCTAAATGTATAATGACGGATAATACGGCAATTGAGTTTAGTAAGAAAGAAAAACCAGTAGAGGCATTAGCCGAGATATTTCATCTTGGCAAAAGAAGATTTTGGGGAGAACGATTATTGTTGTATTTCGATTGGCTGCCAATGTATGCTATCAACAAACAATTCGACAAAATACTTACCAATAAAGACGGCGAAGAGTACGAAAGAGCCAAAGTGTTACTTGTCGATTTCAAAAGAAAAGTGAGAGAGTTAGACGAGGTAACAACAAAGTTTCAGACTCAACTTAAAAAAATAATTGAAGAAAAGGACGATTGTGATGCAATCTTGCTATTGCAAGAGCGATGTTCTAAAGCCATTACATACTATTCACAGCAAGTTATAACAAACATATTAATACCATTGCAACATTATATAGTCGATTTTAAGTCGACTAAAAAGGCCAAAACGTTTCATAAAAACCTAATTCAAATAGAAGGCGATATAATTTTATTTCTTGAGAATATGAAAAAGGTAAGATACAACAATATTCCTCTGGTAGAAAATGTAGAAATTGATATTCCTAAACGACAAGAGCTATTCTAA
- a CDS encoding thiol-disulfide isomerase/thioredoxin (product_source=COG0526; cath_funfam=3.40.30.10; cleavage_site_network=SignalP-noTM; cog=COG0526; pfam=PF08534; superfamily=52833), producing MKKIFTFVLPLLASILISACSEKSAISTIEGTINRGETNDVGLFKVENGHLVQLSSYILGDDNKFYFAFAPESEGFYVIGSGLEIQQQNKYTFYFKPGDKLNVAINDSTYTLVGDNTPENQEMEKWHNFMYEVEFNSVYFNKTLSNYKDFFPLIESKKAEMETYTVANKGNKIFNKKFEEYRKLDFLNLAFGFHLKPRTEHPDTKDFPEFYRTTDLADVTSSDEIVNYPYFDSFIKSYTLIYPSINREQFTDADLRNYGMLFVILDRFLPEIKNEVMQGEFVLSWANRIETYEGFVDFQSKYGKYLVTEKQQKLFSSYIKKVADNVVDKVASDFTFKDIKGKKVSLSDFKGKLVYIDVWATWCGPCVREIPALKKLEEEYHSKNIVFMSISIDRDKDKQKWEDFVKKENLTGVQLFGGDASDDLLSSPYKVNAIPHFILIGKDGKIISEKAPRPSSSEIKGLLDKNL from the coding sequence ATGAAGAAAATATTTACTTTTGTGTTGCCACTTTTGGCAAGTATTCTTATTAGTGCGTGTTCAGAAAAAAGTGCAATCTCCACTATTGAAGGGACAATAAATAGAGGAGAGACTAACGATGTAGGGCTTTTTAAAGTTGAGAATGGACATTTAGTCCAGTTATCTTCTTATATCTTAGGAGATGACAACAAGTTCTATTTTGCATTCGCTCCCGAGTCGGAGGGATTTTATGTTATTGGGTCGGGTCTGGAAATACAGCAACAAAACAAATACACATTTTATTTCAAACCCGGAGATAAGCTTAATGTGGCAATAAACGACTCTACTTACACGCTTGTAGGCGATAATACTCCTGAAAATCAAGAGATGGAGAAGTGGCATAACTTTATGTACGAAGTAGAATTTAACTCTGTCTACTTCAATAAAACATTGAGCAATTATAAAGATTTCTTCCCTTTGATAGAGTCTAAGAAAGCAGAAATGGAAACATATACTGTTGCTAATAAAGGAAACAAAATCTTTAATAAAAAATTTGAGGAGTATAGAAAATTAGACTTCTTGAATTTAGCTTTCGGATTTCATCTTAAACCGAGAACAGAACACCCAGATACAAAAGACTTCCCAGAGTTTTACAGAACAACTGATTTGGCAGACGTAACAAGCTCTGACGAAATAGTTAATTATCCTTATTTTGATAGTTTTATTAAGTCGTATACCCTAATTTATCCGTCAATCAATCGCGAACAATTTACAGATGCAGACTTAAGAAACTACGGAATGCTTTTCGTAATTCTTGATCGTTTCCTTCCCGAAATTAAGAATGAGGTAATGCAGGGTGAGTTTGTGCTTTCGTGGGCAAACCGTATAGAAACTTATGAAGGCTTTGTTGACTTTCAGAGTAAGTATGGAAAATATCTTGTTACAGAGAAGCAGCAAAAACTATTCTCTTCATATATTAAAAAAGTTGCAGACAATGTAGTCGACAAAGTTGCTTCTGACTTTACTTTCAAAGATATAAAAGGGAAGAAAGTATCTCTTTCTGATTTTAAGGGCAAATTAGTTTATATTGATGTGTGGGCAACTTGGTGTGGTCCTTGCGTAAGAGAAATTCCAGCACTTAAGAAACTTGAAGAAGAGTATCACTCTAAAAACATTGTATTTATGAGTATCTCTATCGATAGAGATAAAGACAAACAGAAGTGGGAAGATTTTGTTAAGAAAGAAAACTTGACAGGCGTACAACTTTTCGGAGGCGATGCATCAGACGATTTGTTATCATCTCCTTATAAGGTAAATGCTATTCCTCATTTCATTTTAATAGGGAAAGATGGAAAGATTATCTCAGAAAAAGCTCCCAGACCATCATCTTCAGAGATAAAAGGATTGTTAGATAAGAATCTGTAA
- a CDS encoding tyrosyl-tRNA synthetase (product_source=KO:K01866; cath_funfam=1.10.240.10,3.10.290.10,3.40.50.620; cog=COG0162; ko=KO:K01866; pfam=PF00579; smart=SM00363; superfamily=52374,55174; tigrfam=TIGR00234), whose translation MNFVEELKWRGMIHDIMPGTEEQLQKEMTSAYVGIDPTADSLHIGHLVSVMMLKHFQRAGHRPIALVGGATGMIGDPSMKSQERNLLDEETLRRNQAGIKAQLSKFLDFDSDSKNAAVLVNNYDWMKDYSFLGFIRDIGKYITVNYMMSKDSVKKRLNSESSVGMSFTEFSYQLLQAYDFLHLYENFGCRLQMGGSDQWGNITTGTDLIHKKISGKAFALTCPLIKKADGGKFGKTESGNIWLDKRYTSPYKFYQFWLNVGDDDAEKYIKIFTALSKEEIEALVAEQKEAAHLRPLQKRLAKEVTIMVHSQEDYDAAVEASNILFGNSTSDSLKKLDEETLLDVFAGVPQFEISKDELTKGIKAVDLLTEAAAVFPSKGEVRKLVQSGGVSINKEKLTEFDATIDSSYLLGGKYLLVQKGKKNYFLIIAK comes from the coding sequence ATGAATTTTGTAGAAGAATTGAAATGGAGAGGCATGATTCACGACATTATGCCCGGAACAGAAGAACAACTTCAAAAAGAAATGACTTCGGCTTATGTCGGAATCGACCCTACTGCCGACTCGTTACACATCGGACACTTGGTAAGCGTTATGATGCTTAAACATTTTCAACGCGCAGGCCACCGTCCGATAGCTTTAGTAGGTGGAGCTACCGGTATGATTGGAGACCCATCTATGAAATCACAAGAACGCAATCTTCTTGATGAAGAAACTTTAAGAAGAAACCAAGCGGGCATAAAAGCCCAACTATCTAAGTTTTTGGACTTTGATTCGGATAGCAAAAACGCTGCCGTTCTTGTAAACAACTACGACTGGATGAAAGATTATTCTTTCTTAGGCTTCATTCGTGACATTGGCAAATACATTACCGTTAACTATATGATGTCTAAAGATTCTGTTAAGAAACGCCTTAACTCAGAATCTTCAGTGGGAATGTCTTTTACTGAGTTTTCTTATCAATTACTTCAAGCATACGACTTCTTGCATTTATACGAAAACTTTGGCTGCCGCTTACAAATGGGGGGATCTGACCAATGGGGAAATATAACCACAGGAACCGATTTAATTCATAAAAAGATAAGCGGTAAGGCATTTGCTTTAACCTGTCCTTTAATAAAGAAAGCCGACGGCGGTAAGTTCGGCAAAACGGAGTCTGGAAACATCTGGTTAGACAAACGTTACACTTCTCCTTATAAGTTCTATCAATTTTGGTTAAATGTAGGAGATGATGACGCAGAAAAATACATCAAAATATTCACAGCTTTAAGCAAAGAAGAGATTGAAGCATTAGTTGCAGAGCAAAAAGAAGCTGCACATCTTCGTCCGTTACAAAAACGCTTAGCTAAAGAAGTAACTATAATGGTTCACTCTCAAGAAGATTACGATGCAGCCGTAGAAGCTTCAAACATATTATTTGGAAACTCTACATCTGACTCTCTAAAGAAACTTGACGAAGAAACCCTATTAGATGTTTTCGCTGGTGTACCTCAATTCGAAATCTCTAAAGATGAATTGACTAAAGGAATAAAAGCAGTAGATTTACTAACAGAAGCTGCCGCTGTATTCCCTTCTAAAGGAGAAGTTCGCAAATTAGTTCAGAGTGGAGGAGTAAGCATTAATAAAGAAAAACTAACTGAATTCGATGCAACAATAGACTCTTCTTATCTGCTCGGTGGAAAGTATCTTTTAGTGCAAAAAGGTAAGAAAAATTACTTTTTGATTATAGCAAAGTAA
- a CDS encoding TatD DNase family protein (product_source=KO:K03424; cath_funfam=3.20.20.140; cog=COG0084; ko=KO:K03424; pfam=PF01026; superfamily=51556): MYIDIHTHNKSINTSNTLSVYNLNVPDYHCRCGLDLQNTNYSLGIHPWNIKEQLLSEHLRYIEDNATFDCVKAIGECGLDKLTKTDWDLQVKALQAQIIISEKVNKPLIIHCVKAFDELITLKKELKPKQTWIIHGFRGKPEQMHQLINLNFCLSFGKHFNEDTIKTIPLDRLFLETDNNNSSICQIYRDITALINISEEELIIQLEKNFAQRFN, from the coding sequence ATGTATATAGATATTCATACTCACAACAAAAGTATTAATACAAGCAATACCTTGTCGGTCTACAACCTTAATGTGCCTGACTACCACTGTAGATGCGGATTGGATTTACAAAACACCAATTATTCTTTAGGAATACACCCTTGGAACATTAAAGAACAGTTGCTCTCTGAGCATTTAAGATACATAGAAGATAATGCGACATTTGATTGCGTTAAAGCAATCGGAGAATGCGGCTTAGATAAACTAACTAAAACCGACTGGGATTTACAAGTCAAAGCCTTGCAAGCTCAAATCATAATAAGCGAAAAGGTTAATAAACCGCTTATCATTCATTGCGTTAAAGCTTTCGACGAACTAATAACTCTCAAAAAAGAATTAAAACCAAAACAAACTTGGATTATTCACGGCTTTAGAGGCAAACCCGAGCAAATGCACCAACTAATAAACCTAAATTTTTGCCTATCGTTCGGAAAACACTTCAACGAAGACACTATAAAAACCATTCCTTTAGATAGACTGTTTTTAGAAACAGACAACAACAACTCTTCTATTTGTCAAATATATAGAGATATAACCGCACTTATCAATATTTCAGAAGAAGAACTAATCATTCAGTTAGAAAAAAACTTTGCACAACGTTTTAATTAG
- a CDS encoding putative membrane protein insertion efficiency factor (product_source=TIGR00278; cath_funfam=1.20.1070.10; cog=COG0759; ko=KO:K08998; pfam=PF01809; smart=SM01234; tigrfam=TIGR00278) produces the protein MKKYIRNVFIFILSTPIWFYRACISPLTPASCRFTPSCSAYALEAIKKHGPLKGTWLATKRICKCHPWGGHGYDPVP, from the coding sequence GTGAAAAAGTATATTAGAAATGTCTTTATCTTTATTCTGTCAACTCCAATCTGGTTTTACAGAGCTTGCATATCTCCTTTAACTCCAGCCTCTTGTCGTTTCACTCCCTCTTGTTCGGCGTACGCATTAGAAGCCATAAAAAAACACGGACCATTAAAGGGTACTTGGTTAGCAACAAAAAGGATATGCAAATGCCATCCTTGGGGTGGACACGGATACGACCCCGTTCCTTAA